A window of the Eremothecium cymbalariae DBVPG#7215 chromosome 5, complete sequence genome harbors these coding sequences:
- the SLY41 gene encoding Sly41p (similar to KLLA0C04433g - Kluyveromyces lactis), translating to MRQSFVILLCLGMIITGCINSIATKYQDKQCVRNCLTDSPELLQQPVLQTVQMFLGEASALFAFYLLGARPSTSVTKFLLQNKNTVLLSIPAVCDICGTTMMHLALTLVPVSIYQMVRGSLVIVVATFSVVFLNKKLTRGEWLSLYTVMFGIGIVGLTGFDDWNSDKPAANTLLGITLILVAQLFMAAQYVIEEHLISRYPFDSLEVVGFEGLFGGAITLFFLLLGTFTIAWKDPSSPLNLFQGLKDVSYSGNLMVSSFTIMISIAFYNFFGIAITNHMNATSRSTIDTSRTLLVWLVSLILGWERFSFLQLIGFALSVVGTLIFNGAISFANYQVPQRQHDYYGYEELPNDRS from the coding sequence ATGAGACAAAGCTTTGTAATCCTGCTTTGCCTTGGAATGATTATAACTGGGTGTATAAATTCGATTGCTACTAAGTACCAGGATAAGCAATGTGTGCGAAACTGTTTAACTGACTCCCCCGAACTTCTACAGCAACCTGTTTTGCAAACGGTGCAGATGTTTTTGGGGGAGGCATCTGCACTATTTGCATTCTATCTACTTGGTGCACGTCCATCGACTAGTGTGACtaaatttcttcttcaaaataaaaacactGTTCTTCTATCAATTCCTGCAGTATGTGATATTTGTGGTACTACAATGATGCATTTAGCACTAACGCTAGTGCCTGTGTCTATTTATCAGATGGTTAGAGGCTCACTGGTTATCGTAGTTGCTACATTCAGTGTTGTGTTTCTAAACAAAAAGTTAACCCGTGGGGAATGGCTTTCATTGTATACTGTGATGTTTGGAATTGGGATTGTTGGGCTCACCGGATTTGATGATTGGAATTCGGATAAACCAGCAGCTAATACTTTATTAGGGATTACACTCATTCTGGTAGCTCAGTTATTTATGGCCGCGCAATATGTTATTGAAGAACATTTAATCTCTAGATACCCATTTGATTCGTTAGaggttgttggttttgaagGTTTATTTGGTGGTGCTATCACTTTATTCTTTCTACTCTTGGGTACTTTTACAATTGCTTGGAAAGATCCAAGCTCACCTttaaatttgtttcaaGGTTTAAAGGATGTGAGTTATTCAGGAAATCTAATGGTCTCTTCATTTACCATTATGATATCAATTGCATTTTACAACTTCTTTGGAATTGCTATTACCAACCATATGAATGCCACTTCCAGAAGCACTATCGATACAAGTAGAACGCTCCTGGTATGGTTAGTATCCCTAATATTAGGCTGGGAACGTTTCAGCTTTTTGCAATTGATCGGTTTTGCCCTTTCGGTGGTAGGAACTTTGATATTTAACGGTGCTATTTCATTTGCGAACTATCAGGTACCCCAGCGGCAGCACGATTATTATGGCTATGAAGAGTTGCCAAATGATAGGTCCTGA
- a CDS encoding uncharacterized protein (similar to Ashbya gossypii AER212W), with translation MSAADYYGTGDNKQSFNRPSAPPPNQSGTYGDTRGYEQQYYEPQKAYYQQPGPGVQPGPQQGYPQQGYPQQGYAQQGHPPQQGYYGGQPQQPIYVQQQPESKKDSCLMACLAGACLCCTLDMLF, from the exons ATGTCAGCTGCTGATTATTACGGTACGGGTGACAATAAACAATCT TTCAACCGCCCGAGTGCACCACCTCCAAACCAAAGTGGCACCTATGGTGATACAAGGGGATATGAACAACAATATTATGAACCTCAGAAGGCTTATTACCAGCAGCCAGGCCCGGGAGTACAACCAGGCCCACAGCAGGGTTACCCACAGCAGGGTTACCCACAACAGGGTTATGCGCAGCAGGGTCATCCACCACAGCAGGGTTACTATGGAGGCCAGCCACAGCAACCAATTTATGTACAACAGCAACCGGAATCTAAGAAGGACAGTTGTCTAATGGCCTGTTTGGCAGGTGCATGCTTGTGCTGTACACTAGATATGCTATTCTAA
- the GPR1 gene encoding Gpr1p (similar to Ashbya gossypii AER211C) → MDGRLYASSAMSSSLRPLETLDINQMSVLSMHMMLDEYDVNKSITFHRPQTSHALVNPSVGAETSVGRRTSQYHDELSQGQPDLYFNYNDNSTPNRSPVYELQGQSHRIRSRNTMRTSSSGPGGAAFFKAGLSNTVSKLSLLDDQNLTSFPIPPPMKSQYETGGCLGREFNMFVHVEDTRISFNPSSNEWEESNELFLIEDYISDMDTNEFGPTISGSAPSMNKNYHSRKRMSISDLKSRIYKNKETMKLPLKLKSKRKLSLHSSLTLTPQIYPVDGDNELGNMAIITEDNYTYNDNFKEKCDNAKGELGDFISINNKIHNHEGDNCKEGRNSDNYDYKINENKNNNHKNNNDNSNSSNNNRNIGNNNNNAQNFKSSGCLKSRNTDQLSTQTGNTMVDNIEDVLCDMIKPTESAIVFSDKYLSDLPIKHQLKCCVICEKPLYELSALIPPGRNFQEIVCGGCSVKYENASKILEDYEFEGTLASMDDANNSIDSGFDEVPEVIVENRNKRQKTSNFSNQLITRLHLQSQQLVAPSSSHSFPMHSFEDNIKGKLLDPNTKTWLLEARHKLRWRWRVSGLLPRFLSKRGH, encoded by the coding sequence ATGGATGGACGGTTATATGCAAGCAGTGCGATGTCTAGTTCTTTACGCCCATTGGAAACTCTGGATATTAACCAGATGTCTGTTCTTTCGATGCACATGATGTTAGATGAATATGACGTAAACAAGAGCATCACATTCCATAGGCCGCAGACATCACATGCGCTTGTGAATCCTTCTGTGGGTGCGGAAACTTCCGTTGGTCGCCGGACTTCACAGTACCACGATGAGTTGTCACAAGGCCAACCGGatttatatttcaattacAACGATAACAGCACCCCTAACAGAAGTCCAGTCTACGAACTCCAGGGTCAAAGTCACAGAATAAGGAGTCGGAACACGATGAGAACAAGTAGTAGTGGGCCTGGTGGTGCAGCCTTTTTCAAGGCTGGGTTGTCTAACACTGTTTCGAAGCTGTCGCTCTTGGATGATCAGAATTTAACCAGCTTCCCCATACCTCCTCCTATGAAATCCCAATATGAGACTGGGGGTTGTTTGGGAAGGGAATTTAACATGTTCGTTCACGTTGAGGATACAAGAATCAGCTTTAATCCATCTTCCAATGAATGGGAGGAGTCTAATGAGTTGTTTCTCATAGAAGATTACATCTCAGACATGGACACTAACGAGTTCGGGCCAACGATTTCGGGAAGCGCTCCCAGTATGAATAAGAACTATCATTCAAGAAAGAGGATGTCTATTTCAGATTTGAAGAGTCGGATCTATAAGAATAAAGAGACGATGAAACTACCACTAAAGCTTAAATCTAAAAGAAAGCTTTCATTGCACAGTTCTTTGACTCTAACGCCTCAGATATATCCAGTGGATGGGGACAATGAGTTGGGAAACATGGCTATCATAACTGAAGACAATTACACTTACAATGACAACTTTAAAGAGAAATGTGACAACGCAAAAGGTGAACTAGGTGACTTTATTAGCattaacaacaaaataCATAACCATGAGGGAGACAATTGCAAAGAGGGCAGGAATAGTGACAATTACGACTataaaattaatgaaaacaaaaataacaaccataaaaacaacaatGATAACAGTAATAGCAGTAATAACAACAGGAACATTggtaataacaataataatgcTCAGAATTTTAAATCAAGCGGCTGCTTGAAAAGTAGAAACACCGATCAACTGTCGACCCAAACAGGGAACACGATGGTTGATAACATTGAGGATGTTTTGTGTGATATGATAAAGCCAACTGAAAGTGCAATAGTGTTCTCTGACAAATACTTGTCAGATTTACCAATTAAGCATCAGTTGAAATGTTGTGTAATTTGTGAGAAGCCTCTGTATGAGTTAAGTGCATTGATACCTCCTGGTAGAAATTTCCAAGAAATTGTATGTGGCGGTTGTTCTGTGAAATATGAGAATGCTTCCAAGATTTTAGAGGATTACGAATTTGAAGGCACGTTAGCTTCAATGGATGACGCCAATAATTCCATTGACAGTGGATTTGATGAGGTCCCTGAGGTTATAGTGGAAAATAGGAACAAAAGACAAAAGACATCCAACTTTTCCAACCAATTGATTACTAGGTTGCACCTTCAATCCCAGCAACTTGTAGCTCCATCATCGTCGCATTCATTTCCTATGCATtcttttgaagataatATCAAAGGTAAACTATTAGACCCAAACACAAAGACGTGGTTGCTCGAAGCTAGGCATAAACTAAGGTGGAGGTGGAGAGTTAGTGGCCTTCTTCCACGTTTCCTAAGTAAAAGGGGGCATTGA
- the PAC10 gene encoding tubulin-binding prefolding complex subunit PAC10 (similar to Ashbya gossypii AER210C) — protein sequence MDTLLNSTKTNPRGIPEAPFVEKVEDYISDLNDFELCFSKFQERLSKYKFMQEAKLGSINQLKTKIPDLESALSICNLLKLKQQAGDSVVETSYQLNETLYSKAAIDTSKDLNVGLWLGADVMLEYPIDEAIEFLAGKLKDAKRNLEISNEDLEFLRENITTMEVNCARLYNWDVEKRQALNKAQKGTEQLKI from the coding sequence ATGGATACTTTATTAAACTCGACTAAGACTAACCCTAGAGGTATTCCAGAAGCACCGTTTGTAGAGAAAGTTGAAGACTATATCAGTGATCTCAATGATTTCGAATTATGCTTCAGCAAATTTCAAGAACGTCTATCAAAGTACAAATTCATGCAAGAAGCTAAGCTTGGGAGCATTAACCAGTTGAAAACCAAAATTCCAGATTTAGAGAGTGCATTGTCTATTTGTAACCTgttgaaattaaaacaacagGCTGGTGATTCAGTTGTTGAAACAAGCTATCAACTAAATGAAACCCTTTATTCTAAAGCTGCAATTGATACATCAAAAGATCTGAACGTGGGTCTTTGGCTGGGTGCAGATGTTATGTTAGAGTATCCTATTGATGAAGCAATTGAATTCCTGGCAGGGAAGCTGAAAGATGCTAAGCGTaatttagaaatatctAACGAAGACTTAGAGTTTCTAAGAGAGAATATCACTACCATGGAGGTCAACTGCGCAAGATTATATAACTGGGATGTGGAAAAAAGACAAGCATTAAATAAAGCACAAAAAGGTACTGAACAGTTGAAGATCTGA
- the PEX8 gene encoding Pex8p (similar to Ashbya gossypii AER208C), protein MRLIQKAHEITAMVDLQSMQREVDFLITMISNKSLGEKSADQLGHNLVYYTPRIQESNQLKRLIWAFFNSNTWNTQSFDVLKLHEIGQALFEWKLKISEPTLSIGEFYYVWHEAFSKAHSWTLPQLAILSGVLSTKQTFLKLQRQFFIDETGSCEKLYRVWKLDYFLPVWKTMLKHNLNKTMVIDNLALLYVSICEETDKGLNWNILSQSLLKLATQYIINRDDTTFLNGWLSDLSLALKFTLHNSAPSIISKVLDNMCQISYDLSQREMNHSETTKYAEKYHSNVMFMMVLITHGCVVGRRSDPKLHHQVLMVLFYMNYIVRDFGTVGFQTYQQVYSAILSVLTKSLETFDVSLKVMQGNIWTNGNNINMSRILFMLEFMEASIPTLRLEGPYVEHALTPVIQGYISSPVQSIREGAHSVELTLFKNMSSSKSFIEWKMNHWKSYLELAISQFFNGLLIKTQVLAIYETLVAQLPHLTIWNHDLTRELLQFTYSKIINCPKIPMKVALCECLILQCKNITDKYICDWLDNSLELINQIPQPDRHFLLDKQWDFVKNSRNDLAIQWWYTHGLVNRL, encoded by the coding sequence ATGAGACTTATACAAAAAGCACACGAAATAACAGCAATGGTGGACCTACAGTCGATGCAAAGGGAGGTTGACTTCCTAATTACTATGATTTCTAATAAAAGTCTTGGGGAGAAGAGCGCAGACCAACTAGGGCATAATCTAGTTTACTATACACCTAGAATCCAGGAAAGTAATCAACTGAAGCGATTGATATGGgcatttttcaatagtaACACATGGAATACACAGTCATTTGATGTTTTAAAGCTACATGAGATTGGACAGGCCTTATTTGAATGGAAACTGAAGATATCAGAGCCCACTCTTTCTATAGGGGAGTTTTATTATGTTTGGCATGAGGCATTTTCCAAAGCCCACAGCTGGACCTTACCTCAATTGGCTATTCTAAGTGGAGTGCTGAGTACTAAGCAAACATTTCTGAAGCTTCAACGCCAATTCTTCATCGATGAAACTGGCAGTTGTGAGAAGTTATATAGGGTTTGGAAGCTTGATTACTTTCTACCCGTTTGGAAGACTATGTTAAAGCATAATTTGAACAAAACCATGGTAATAGACAACTTAGCTCTATTATATGTCTCTATTTGTGAAGAAACTGATAAGGGGCTAAACTGGAATATTCTTTCCCAGTCTCTCCTAAAACTTGCAACGCAGTATATCATTAATAGGGATGATACAACATTCTTGAACGGCTGGTTGAGTGATTTATCATTAGCTCTAAAATTTACTCTGCATAACTCTGCGCCATCTATTATATCTAAAGTGCTGGATAATATGTGCCAAATATCTTACGATTTGTCACAAAGGGAGATGAATCATTCCGAAACTACAAAGTATGCAGAAAAGTATCATTCTAATGTGATGTTTATGATGGTTCTCATAACACATGGATGTGTGGTAGGACGCAGGTCAGATCCAAAATTGCATCATCAGGTTTTGATGGTGCTTTTCTATATGAATTATATCGTGCGCGATTTCGGTACAGTGGGATTCCAGACGTACCAACAAGTTTATTCTGCAATCTTATCAGTTTTGACAAAAAGCTTGGAAACTTTCGACGTATCATTGAAAGTAATGCAAGGGAATATTTGGACGAATGgaaataatataaacatGTCTCGTATTTTGTTTATGCTGGAATTCATGGAAGCCTCGATACCAACTCTACGTCTTGAAGGGCCATATGTAGAACATGCATTGACCCCCGTTATTCAGGgttatatttcttctccCGTCCAATCTATTCGAGAAGGTGCTCACTCAGTAGAACTAACCCTTTTTAAGAACATGTCATCTAGCAAGTCCTTCATCGAATGGAAGATGAATCATTGGAAATCTTACCTAGAACTCGCTATAAGCCAATTCTTTAACGGATTGCTAATCAAAACCCAGGTTTTGGCCATTTACGAGACATTGGTAGCACAACTCCCACATTTAACTATTTGGAACCATGATCTAACAAGAGAGCTGTTGCAGTTTACATACTCAAAAATTATCAATTGCCCTAAAATTCCCATGAAGGTGGCTCTCTGCGAGTGTCTGATTCTCCAGTGTAAGAACATAACTGACAAGTATATTTGCGACTGGTTGGATAACTCTCTGGAGCTGATCAATCAAATTCCACAACCTGATCGACACTTCTTATTAGATAAGCAATGGGACTTTGTCAAAAATAGTAGGAATGATTTAGCAATTCAGTGGTGGTATACACATGGCTTGGTCAACAGGTTGTAA
- the MRPL25 gene encoding mitochondrial 54S ribosomal protein mL59 (similar to Ashbya gossypii AER207C) has translation MSVPSMKQYFELLPPKLKSFFKKYPPHLNYSDRPVSTLLPTANPFLPNKHPVTGKYHEPKYSLRRMSDIYKLAYTYGIQDFLPPRNKLFFEEKYNQKKIVKGVIFPKGHKYELSHGMKMKKMEEAIKNADKYIVEARGSKYLKKLERRKREGTKSWF, from the coding sequence ATGTCTGTTCCATCGATgaaacaatattttgagCTTTTGCCTCCAAAACTAAAgagtttttttaaaaagtatCCTCCACATTTAAATTATAGTGACAGGCCAGTTTCAACCTTACTACCAACTGCCAACCCTTTCTTACCTAATAAGCATCCGGTTACTGGTAAGTATCACGAACCTAAGTACTCTTTGAGACGCATGAGTGACATATACAAGTTAGCATATACGTATGGAattcaagattttttaCCACCGAGAAACAAGTTgttctttgaagaaaagtACAACCAAAAGAAGATAGTCAAGGGTGTAATCTTTCCCAAGGGTCATAAATACGAGTTATCGCATGgtatgaagatgaaaaagatgGAAGAAGCCATTAAAAATGCAGATAAATACATCGTGGAAGCTAGAGGCTCTAAATACTTGAAAAAGCTGGAAAGGAGAAAGAGAGAGGGGACTAAAAGCTGGTTCTGA
- the PRP38 gene encoding U4/U6-U5 snRNP complex subunit PRP38 (similar to Ashbya gossypii AER206C) yields the protein MSREFQVESEISDKQLNHQSTSLVIPKITRLRIHNSMYYKVNLHPASLRGETMKHVSKVMIRELGTCKNRSTVSGTACGTVEFQCLLMKMVEIRPTWSQLHLMLQLDDCSEKAGPFNNKYIVVLILVYLRIQYYYLVNKGTEEIKPLSNLDTTGDIDAGKIKTLFAHFLRDCRKIKSINLHDDPWSTSIQKRVDIYHIDEIVDWLCTNDSIWGVPLGKCPWLIEILEAEADEESDGSDHTS from the coding sequence ATGTCCCGGGAGTTTCAAGTAGAGTCTGAGATATCTGATAAGCAATTAAATCATCAATCTACTTCTTTAGTCATACCTAAAATTACCAGACTAAGAATTCATAATTCAATGTACTATAAGGTCAATTTACATCCAGCGAGTCTACGAGGAGAAACAATGAAGCATGTCTCTAAAGTTATGATCCGTGAACTCGGAACTTGTAAGAATAGGAGCACGGTAAGTGGAACTGCATGTGGTACAGTTGAATTTCAATgtttgttgatgaagatggtgGAGATTCGGCCAACATGGAGTCAGCTTCATTTGATGTTGCAGTTAGATGACTGCTCTGAAAAAGCTGGTCCCTTCAACAATAAGTACATTGTGGTATTAATTCTAGTCTACCTCAGAATccaatattattacttgGTTAATAAAGGCACTGAAGAGATTAAACCACTAAGCAACCTGGACACCACTGGAGATATAGATGCAGGTAAGATTAAAACACTGTTCGCTCATTTTTTAAGAGATTGTAGAAAAATAAAGAGCATCAACTTACATGATGATCCATGGAGCACCTCTATCCAAAAAAGAGTAGATATATACCATATAGATGAGATTGTTGACTGGCTATGCACAAATGATTCAATATGGGGGGTTCCACTAGGAAAATGTCCATGGCTTATAGAAATACTtgaagcagaagcagatgAAGAAAGTGACGGTAGTGACCATACTTCCTAA
- the SMD1 gene encoding mRNA splicing protein SMD1 (similar to Ashbya gossypii AER205W) — MKLAHFLMKLRNEQVTIELKNGTTVWGTLQTVSPQMNATLTEVRLSLPSKTSKASVASVYLTGAVPQIGEGDRSTTSLQYINIRGNTIRQIILPDSLNLDVLLVDKNEVSRLKRAGKVTNDPTRKRRIEHNGNSNKRLKRAL, encoded by the coding sequence atgaagtTAGCTCACTTTCTTATGAAGTTGCGCAATGAGCAAGTAACAattgaattaaaaaatggcACAACAGTATGGGGCACTTTGCAGACTGTTTCACCCCAAATGAATGCAACTTTAACTGAGGTCAGACTATCATTACCTAGTAAAACTTCGAAGGCCTCTGTAGCGTCAGTTTATCTCACTGGTGCTGTTCCTCAAATTGGCGAAGGTGACAGAAGTACTACCTCATTGCAGTACATCAATATACGTGGAAACACAATAAGGCAAATAATTCTTCCAGATTCATTGAACTTGGACGTTTTGCTCGTAGATAAGAATGAAGTAAGCAGGTTGAAAAGAGCAGGAAAGGTTACCAATGATCCTACTAGAAAGAGGAGAATTGAACATAATGGCAATTCAAACAAGAGGTTAAAACGGGCACTATAA
- a CDS encoding uncharacterized protein (similar to Ashbya gossypii AER204WA) produces the protein MDSFTQSFIRFLKGLQLDLPIRQNAIQLSDLGFLKLLFVKVLHNKKVNDQDFASWESFDRYIRSLDISGVGSLLNEFEYPLIEHLKYPFTEPGLLQLEILCHILLKWIHKQGHTFPPNFPKADAYRLNDALKHVPYGEYTILKWRMNQSSRKNEDLTKTVKDIETKLQACINAKRSLEKRLKETSDINSELEREKMDLEILCDNKLKELTKLNKKYLKVVKDYEQVQRENEDLKSQKIDTKNSVSPIFEVPIVVNTPETPLQIESKTFSQTSPETATLEEEIKFLKQECNLLSRWIHEHFNDNKTR, from the coding sequence ATGGATTCATTCACCCAAAGCTTCATCAGGTTTTTGAAAGGTCTTCAGCTAGATTTACCAATACGACAGAATGCCATACAATTAAGTGATTTGGGGTTTCTTAAGTTGTTGTTTGTCAAAGTTTTGCATAATAAAAAGGTCAATGATCAAGACTTCGCGTCATGGGAATCTTTTGATAGATATATCAGATCATTAGATATTTCTGGTGTAGGGtctttattaaatgaattcGAATATCCGCTTATCGAACACCTCAAGTATCCTTTTACAGAACCTGGTTTGTTacaattggaaattttatGTCACATACTTTTGAAATGGATACACAAACAAGGCCATACATTTCCTCCAAATTTCCCCAAAGCAGACGCTTATAGATTGAATGATGCATTAAAACACGTTCCTTATGGGGAGTACACTATTCTAAAGTGGCGGATGAACCAAAGTTCAAGAAAGAACGAAGATTTGACAAAAACAgtcaaagatattgaaactAAGTTGCAAGCATGTATCAATGCAAAACGTTCGTTGGAGAAGAGGCTCAAAGAAACGTCTGATATCAATTCAGAACTCGAAAGGGAGAAAATGGACCTAGAAATATTGTGTGATAATAAGTTAAAGGAATTGACcaaattaaataaaaagtatttgaaaGTAGTCAAAGACTACGAGCAAGTACAAAGAGAAAATGAAGACCTAAAATCACAGAAAATAGACACTAAGAACTCAGTATCTccaatatttgaagttccTATAGTGGTGAATACACCAGAAACTCCTCTACAAATAGAATCGAAAACCTTCTCACAAACCAGTCCAGAAACTGCTACGTTGGAAGAAGAgatcaaatttttgaaacaaGAATGTAATCTCTTAAGCCGCTGGATACATGAGCATTTTAATGATAACAAAACTAGGTAG
- the THP1 gene encoding Thp1p (similar to Ashbya gossypii AER203C), with protein MNQFIQDLASNNVSLLNVNLEVNGTLVATLQKELQSDYLDDNEIERFVEESKLYEGKWTRFNILLQSFLKYCRDVNPWSLWESSDLIFTYYQDLSTCLLNDSYAMGNLVWLFRDVTGWIIPLATKLDANYEVIGTRENQFLQYVASVISKVFNSIKARFEEVPTRYDQLPEKQQILLFVANKLNNIYFQIDSPSSCSNIFRNMKPKSMIEHFYQYPIKEQIEYKYLLGRYYLLNHRVSDSFRQLNNSFSMLIFCSKHTSNPSPELKRNMIRVLSYLLPAGIILGKLPSLRLVEQLSPKLAGMYSELIHLLKAGNLAGLNQWLSMNEKYLLSKKLLLLLLEKLPVLAYRSLLRKVFQYIVLPMNTNRISYAVIEKALSISIADTPHNNNLRPIYRMIHTSNNAENVLVTLINHSLLRGNCFPLNKICVTLKTGKLIQIFPPINERISGKFPLTQDDAWLDS; from the coding sequence ATGAACCAATTCATACAAGATTTGGCGTCAAACAATGTCAGCTTACTTAATGTGAATTTAGAAGTAAATGGAACACTAGTTGCTACATTACAGAAAGAGCTGCAATCAGATTATTTAGATGATAATGAGATTGAGAGGTTTGTTGAGGAATCGAAATTGTACGAAGGGAAGTGGACAAGGTTTAATATTCTCCTGCAGAGCTTCTTAAAATATTGCCGAGATGTCAATCCTTGGTCTTTATGGGAATCATCAGATTTGATTTTCACCTACTACCAGGATTTGAGTACCTGCTTATTGAACGATTCATATGCAATGGGTAACTTGGTCTGGTTATTTAGAGATGTTACAGGATGGATTATTCCATTGGCAACGAAATTGGATGCAAACTACGAGGTAATTGGTACAAGAGAAAACCAATTCTTGCAATATGTTGCCTCGGTGATTTCTAAAGTGTTCAATAGCATAAAGGCTAGATTTGAGGAGGTGCCAACAAGATATGATCAACTTCCTGAGAAACAACAGATTTTGCTGTTTGTTGcaaacaaattgaataatatttatttccaaattgATTCCCCCTCGTCGTGTTCTAACATCTTTAGGAATATGAAACCAAAGTCTATGATTGAACATTTCTATCAATACCCAATCAAGGAGcaaattgaatataaatatttgttaGGGAGATACTATCTATTGAATCATAGGGTGAGCGATTCATTTCGACAATTAAATAATTCCTTCAGCATGCttatattttgttcaaaaCACACTAGCAACCCGTCCCCAGagttgaaaagaaatatgatCCGTGTCTTGAGCTATTTACTTCCTGCGGGGATCATATTGGGTAAGTTGCCGTCTCTGAGACTTGTTGAACAGCTATCACCAAAATTAGCTGGCATGTACAGCGAATTGATACACCTATTAAAAGCGGGGAACCTGGCGGGACTTAATCAATGGCTCTCTATGAATGAAAAATACCTCCTTAGTAAGAagcttctgctgctgctattaGAGAAACTCCCAGTGCTTGCGTATCGCAGCCTCCTGAGAAAAGTGTTCCAGTACATTGTCTTACCGATGAACACCAATCGCATATCCTACGCCGTTATAGAAAAAGCTCTATCAATATCAATAGCAGATACTCCTCACAACAACAATCTTCGACCCATCTATCGAATGATACATACTAGCAATAATGCTGAGAACGTACTGGTCACTTTGATCAACCACAGTCTGTTGCGCGGTAACTGCTTCCCACTCAACAAAATATGTGTCACGCTGAAAACTGGCAAGCTAATTCAAATCTTCCCACCCATAAACGAAAGGATCTCAGGGAAGTTCCCTCTCACTCAGGATGACGCTTGGTTGGATTCCTAA
- the SIT4 gene encoding type 2A-related serine/threonine-protein phosphatase SIT4 (similar to Ashbya gossypii AER202C) translates to MVERGPDQWLEKIKKCQALTESEMKQLCEMVKELLMEESNIQPVRTPVTVCGDIHGQFHDLLELFRTSGGFPDQVNYIFLGDYVDRGYYSLETFTLLMCLKVKYPSKITLVRGNHESRQITQVYGFYEECLNKYGSTTVWKYCCQVFDFLTLAAIIDGKILCVHGGLSPEIRMLDQIRVLSRAQEVPHEGGFSDILWSDPDNVDAWQVSPRGAGWLFGSKVAREFNYVNGLNLIARAHQLVMEGFKYHFPEKDVVTVWSAPNYCYRCGNVASVMKVDEDLEPTFKIFSAVPDDYIQETNHNNQRGGYFL, encoded by the coding sequence ATGGTGGAAAGAGGGCCAGACCAGTGGCTAGAgaagattaaaaaatgtcAAGCATTGACGGAGAGCGAAATGAAGCAGTTATGTGAGATGGTGAAGGAACTTCTAATGGAAGAGTCGAATATACAACCAGTGCGAACTCCTGTAACGGTGTGTGGTGATATCCATGGCCAGTTTCATGATTTGTTGGAATTATTTAGAACGTCAGGTGGTTTCCCGGACCAAGTAAACTATATATTCCTGGGCGATTACGTGGATCGTGGGTACTATAGTCTAGAAACTTTTACATTACTGATGTGCCTGAAAGTTAAATATCCTTCCAAAATCACATTAGTAAGGGGTAATCATGAATCTCGACAAATCACGCAAGTCTATGGATTTTATGAGGAGTGTTTGAACAAGTACGGTTCTACGACGGTATGGAAATACTGCTGCCAAGtctttgattttttaacaCTTGCTGCAATCATTGATGGCAAGATTCTCTGTGTTCACGGTGGTCTTTCCCCGGAAATTAGAATGCTGGACCAGATCAGAGTACTTTCTAGAGCACAGGAAGTACCCCATGAAGGCGGCTTCTCTGATATACTCTGGAGCGATCCAGATAACGTCGATGCATGGCAAGTGTCCCCTCGTGGCGCAGGATGGCTATTTGGTAGCAAAGTCGCCCGCGAGTTCAATTACGTCAATGGCCTTAACCTCATTGCCAGAGCTCATCAACTGGTCATGGAGGGATTCAAGTACCACTTTCCCGAAAAAGACGTTGTAACTGTCTGGTCTGCCCCTAATTACTGTTACAGGTGTGGCAACGTGGCTAGTGTCATGAAGGTTGATGAAGATCTCGAACCTacatttaaaatattctcCGCTGTTCCCGATGACTATATTCAAGAAACAAACCACAATAACCAAAGAGGTGGTTACTTTTTATGA